A portion of the Streptomyces sp. NBC_00376 genome contains these proteins:
- a CDS encoding SCO2400 family protein — translation MDYCSSCRRTLNGALVCPGCGAYAPDIAPSGHHRHSAAPATIASAGAGRPAQEFPEQAAHPDSAHCFDFGFADDTPDAPDAPAASTTSSTSAMPTTQGRAARRRQLARWKKHRRRAVLASTVALVGGGLTLAVLPSSRPSTGHDAQAAATAPEPRATAPDRADAPGTGTDNATETDSSSTRPSTRAPQSSGTDTHPATTSGSSRRITVAVSTARTKRTRLPVVAARPASATTPKPRTTPATAETPATSAPAPGTTTPPAAPAADTPSRNPAPAATPPDQLCLLVICIG, via the coding sequence ATGGACTACTGCTCCTCGTGCCGCCGGACCCTCAACGGGGCCCTGGTGTGCCCCGGCTGCGGCGCGTACGCACCGGACATCGCCCCCTCCGGCCATCACCGCCACAGCGCGGCCCCGGCAACCATCGCTTCGGCGGGGGCGGGCCGGCCCGCGCAGGAGTTCCCGGAGCAGGCTGCCCATCCGGACTCGGCGCACTGTTTCGACTTCGGCTTCGCCGACGACACCCCTGACGCCCCCGACGCCCCGGCCGCGTCCACCACTTCCTCCACATCCGCCATGCCCACCACTCAGGGCCGCGCCGCCCGGCGTCGCCAACTGGCGCGCTGGAAGAAGCACCGGCGCCGTGCCGTGCTCGCGTCGACCGTCGCGCTCGTCGGGGGCGGCCTCACCCTCGCCGTACTGCCGTCCTCCCGGCCGTCCACCGGCCACGACGCACAGGCGGCCGCCACGGCACCCGAGCCGAGGGCCACCGCCCCGGACCGGGCCGACGCCCCCGGTACCGGTACCGACAACGCCACCGAAACCGACTCGTCGTCCACCCGGCCGAGTACCCGCGCCCCGCAGAGCTCCGGTACCGACACCCACCCGGCCACCACGAGCGGCTCGTCGCGGAGGATCACCGTCGCGGTGTCCACCGCCCGCACGAAGCGCACGCGGCTGCCCGTCGTCGCGGCCCGCCCCGCCTCGGCGACGACCCCGAAGCCACGCACCACGCCCGCGACGGCCGAAACGCCCGCCACCAGCGCCCCGGCCCCGGGCACGACCACCCCTCCGGCCGCCCCCGCGGCGGACACGCCGTCCCGGAATCCCGCCCCCGCGGCAACACCGCCGGACCAGCTCTGCCTGCTCGTCATCTGCATCGGCTGA